From the genome of Denticeps clupeoides chromosome 4, fDenClu1.1, whole genome shotgun sequence, one region includes:
- the LOC114789346 gene encoding ras-related protein Rap-2b-like, translating into MREYKVVVLGSGGVGKSALTVQFVTGSFIEKYDPTIEDFYRKEIEVDSSPSVLEILDTAGTEQFASMRDLYIKNGQGFILVYSLVNQQSFQDIKPMRDQIIRVKRYERVPMILVGNKLDLESEREVPSGEGKALADGWSCPFMETSAKSRSSVDELFAEIVRQMNYSTTPRGKDQCCSCALL; encoded by the coding sequence ATGAGGGAGTATAAGGTGGTGGTCTTGGGCTCCGGAGGGGTGGGCAAGTCGGCGCTGACCGTCCAGTTCGTCACGGGCTCGTTCATAGAAAAATACGACCCGACAATAGAGGATTTCTACAGGAAGGAGATCGAGGTGGACTCGTCCCCGTCGGTGCTGGAGATCCTGGACACCGCGGGCACCGAGCAGTTCGCGTCCATGCGGGACCTGTACATCAAGAACGGCCAGGGCTTCATCTTGGTCTACAGCCTGGTCAACCAGCAGAGCTTCCAGGACATCAAGCCCATGCGGGACCAGATCATCCGCGTCAAGCGGTACGAGCGCGTCCCCATGATCCTGGTGGGCAACAAGTTGGACCtggagagcgagagggaggtcCCTTCCGGCGAGGGCAAGGCGCTGGCCGACGGCTGGAGCTGTCCCTTCATGGAGACGTCGGCCAAGAGCCGGAGCTCAGTGGACGAGCTGTTCGCAGAGATCGTCCGGCAGATGAACTACAGCACGACCCCGCGAGGGAAGGACCAGTGCTGCTCCTGCGCGTTACTGTAG